In the Myxococcus fulvus genome, one interval contains:
- a CDS encoding CHAP domain-containing protein, with translation MHRGVWLGALVGLWLWGGTAEAARRSPPKRAAAVSLSDRAVWRAKGWVGLGSLKTVSSAVNDDCSGLTQLAYRRPGLSLMPSLTLPGENGVKAIYRKAGSLGALRQTPKPGDLVFFRETLDRNKDGRRNDGLTHIGIVEKVGKDGTVTFVHRAGGGVKRGRFNQARPEVHKDEKGRVVNDWLRRREKRQRAYLAGELVAGFASVDDSWKAPVTASRTQR, from the coding sequence ATGCATCGTGGCGTGTGGTTGGGGGCGTTGGTGGGGTTGTGGCTGTGGGGTGGAACGGCCGAGGCCGCGAGGCGGAGCCCTCCGAAGCGGGCTGCTGCCGTGTCCCTGTCGGACCGGGCCGTGTGGCGCGCGAAGGGTTGGGTGGGGCTGGGCTCGCTGAAGACGGTGAGCAGCGCGGTCAACGATGACTGTTCGGGCCTGACGCAGCTGGCCTACCGCCGCCCCGGGCTCAGCCTGATGCCGTCGCTCACCCTGCCTGGGGAGAACGGCGTGAAGGCCATCTACCGGAAGGCGGGCTCACTGGGCGCGCTTCGCCAGACGCCGAAGCCAGGGGACCTGGTGTTCTTCCGCGAGACGCTGGACCGCAACAAGGATGGACGTCGCAACGACGGGCTCACGCACATCGGCATCGTCGAGAAGGTGGGGAAGGACGGCACCGTCACCTTCGTGCACCGCGCGGGCGGCGGAGTGAAGCGCGGTCGCTTCAACCAGGCGCGCCCGGAGGTGCACAAGGACGAGAAGGGGCGCGTCGTGAATGACTGGCTGCGCCGCCGCGAGAAGCGCCAGCGGGCCTACCTGGCGGGCGAGCTGGTGGCCGGCTTCGCCTCCGTGGATGACAGCTGGAAGGCGCCCGTCACCGCGTCGAGGACGCAGCGCTGA
- a CDS encoding ABC transporter permease, which translates to MRRLVGSVLRKELTDHVRDRRTLSSSLLWAVFGPLVFLATFQLMSNMMRDKPLELPVVGRQHAPSLMAFLERQGVTLKEAPSDYEARVRTGVLDVVLVVPEGYGRDFSTGRTADVSLIMDSSRTAARKSVQRARMMVEIYSRQVGDQRLYARGMAPELAMPVDVEELDLSTPERTAATLFNMLPLFLVMATFTGGLQVASDTMAGERERGSLEPLLLNPAPRGALVAGKWLATVTMAASTVLVSLLGFVLVVRAVPLEELGLKARMDAPIVLGMVLAVLPLTLAASAVQLWVSTYARSFKESQTYLSLLTVVPTLPGMLLAMSPVQTQTWMFAVPVAGQQMLAAEVMRGEALGPLPFLLAAASSVLLALVGLRVTTGLLSKEKIVFGRA; encoded by the coding sequence ATGAGACGGCTGGTGGGCAGTGTCCTGCGCAAGGAGCTGACGGACCACGTCCGGGACCGGCGCACGCTCAGCTCCTCGCTCCTGTGGGCGGTGTTCGGTCCGCTGGTGTTCCTGGCGACCTTCCAGCTCATGTCCAACATGATGCGGGACAAGCCGCTGGAGCTGCCCGTGGTGGGCCGGCAGCACGCGCCCAGCCTGATGGCGTTCCTGGAGCGCCAGGGCGTGACGCTGAAGGAGGCTCCCTCGGACTACGAGGCGCGCGTGCGCACCGGCGTGCTGGACGTGGTGCTGGTGGTGCCGGAGGGCTACGGCCGGGACTTCTCCACCGGGCGCACCGCGGACGTGAGCCTCATCATGGACAGCTCGCGCACGGCGGCCCGCAAGTCGGTGCAGCGCGCGCGGATGATGGTGGAGATCTACTCGCGGCAGGTGGGCGACCAGCGGCTGTACGCGCGCGGCATGGCGCCGGAGCTGGCGATGCCGGTGGACGTGGAGGAGCTGGACCTGTCCACGCCCGAGCGCACCGCGGCCACGCTGTTCAACATGCTGCCGCTCTTCCTGGTGATGGCCACCTTCACGGGCGGCCTGCAGGTGGCGAGCGACACCATGGCGGGTGAGCGCGAGCGTGGCTCGCTGGAGCCGCTGCTCCTCAACCCGGCCCCGCGCGGGGCGCTGGTGGCGGGCAAGTGGCTGGCCACGGTGACGATGGCGGCGAGCACGGTGCTGGTGTCGCTCCTGGGCTTCGTGCTGGTGGTGCGCGCGGTGCCGCTGGAGGAGCTGGGGCTCAAGGCGCGCATGGACGCGCCCATCGTCCTGGGGATGGTGCTGGCGGTGCTGCCGCTGACGCTGGCGGCCTCGGCGGTGCAGCTGTGGGTGTCCACCTATGCGCGCTCGTTCAAGGAGTCGCAGACGTACCTGAGCCTGCTGACGGTGGTGCCGACGCTGCCGGGCATGTTGCTGGCGATGTCGCCGGTGCAGACGCAGACGTGGATGTTCGCGGTGCCGGTGGCGGGGCAGCAGATGCTCGCGGCCGAGGTGATGCGGGGCGAGGCGCTGGGGCCGCTGCCCTTCCTGCTCGCGGCGGCGTCCAGTGTGCTGCTGGCGCTGGTGGGCCTGCGTGTCACCACGGGGCTGTTGTCGAAGGAGAAAATCGTCTTCGGCCGGGCGTGA
- a CDS encoding zinc ribbon domain-containing protein, producing MSSCPHCGQPLSDARVFACPSCGQSVGASARGTELPDDASESARRAAEATGRAVRTVLEDPRLRERLPGGSLPLLGSGLVAAAVLLPGLPFISGTIGIPWSVVMLGGSLLLGAREWSAAGRPVPPLLEQLARMATSATFLLLYTSLVITFAFLSLGFGLVPLVWVAAAVVLGYVQWRVFQASAAALPELRPAPGAARLKLWVLSGAAVCAVSLLLTWGSGMRTWTSLGGYGYDNNLVHEVDSTGRSTGHSYIEGRYGWQPGITNTFTSFATSGRARPGAPLVVMALMSLAMLAAVPRLREAIPSQTPYILAGAITVWGLLGLSMRLGPLVFLAGALAIDFALYQAHRAENAREEPPPGNGDSSNSGPTST from the coding sequence ATGTCGTCGTGTCCGCACTGCGGTCAGCCGCTTTCCGATGCTCGCGTCTTCGCGTGCCCGTCCTGTGGCCAGAGCGTGGGGGCCTCCGCGCGGGGAACGGAGCTGCCCGACGATGCCTCGGAGTCCGCGCGCCGGGCCGCCGAGGCCACGGGGCGCGCGGTGCGCACGGTGCTCGAGGACCCTCGGCTGCGTGAGCGGCTCCCTGGGGGCTCGTTGCCGCTGCTCGGCTCGGGGCTCGTCGCCGCGGCGGTGTTGCTGCCGGGACTTCCCTTCATCAGCGGGACGATTGGCATCCCGTGGTCGGTGGTGATGCTGGGCGGGAGCCTCCTGCTGGGGGCTCGGGAGTGGAGCGCGGCGGGGCGACCTGTTCCTCCGCTGCTGGAGCAGCTCGCGCGGATGGCCACGTCCGCCACGTTCCTGTTGCTCTACACGTCGTTGGTCATCACCTTCGCGTTCCTCTCGCTCGGCTTCGGGTTGGTGCCGCTGGTCTGGGTCGCGGCCGCGGTGGTGCTCGGGTATGTGCAGTGGCGCGTGTTCCAGGCGTCGGCCGCCGCGCTGCCGGAGCTGCGTCCCGCGCCTGGGGCCGCGCGGTTGAAGCTCTGGGTGCTCAGCGGCGCGGCCGTGTGCGCGGTGTCGCTGCTGCTCACGTGGGGCTCGGGGATGCGGACGTGGACGTCGCTGGGAGGCTACGGCTACGACAACAACCTCGTGCACGAGGTGGACAGCACCGGCCGCTCCACGGGGCACTCGTACATCGAGGGCCGTTATGGGTGGCAGCCGGGCATCACCAACACGTTCACCTCGTTCGCGACGTCCGGGCGTGCCCGGCCTGGAGCGCCGCTGGTCGTCATGGCGCTGATGTCGCTCGCCATGCTGGCCGCCGTGCCTCGGCTCCGCGAGGCCATCCCGTCCCAGACGCCCTATATCCTGGCGGGCGCCATCACCGTGTGGGGGCTGCTGGGCCTGTCGATGCGACTGGGGCCGCTGGTCTTCCTGGCGGGAGCGTTGGCCATCGACTTCGCCCTGTACCAGGCCCACCGCGCGGAGAACGCGCGGGAGGAGCCTCCACCCGGGAACGGCGACTCATCGAACTCCGGCCCGACGAGCACCTGA
- a CDS encoding DUF2804 domain-containing protein has protein sequence MTPEREALLPLAPASVATAKGEPRFGTYQGELPEVDLPRLLGRWAPERTTRLLKRKRWHYTFTATPEVAALFAVVDLGYSASAFAVALDLRERKPLCDVSFLGVPWPMVSLGDKPGAGLDASFRTLGGKLAIRRGEEDERYQVEVDVSRVRTGSLNTFQWNGEMLVAGGPPALTVIAPVQGDGLVNVTMKRNGLLSFGSLEAGGKRFRLDGGVGGIDYTQGYLARHTAWRWAFAAGRLADGTPVGLNLVEGFNETATEANENAFWLGDRLYPLARARFEYDTKDLLGPWRMTTVDGAVDLRFTPFYVHREERNLRLIISHFAQPVGFFDGTVTVGGRTHQLSHVPGVSEDQDMLW, from the coding sequence ATGACACCTGAGAGAGAAGCCCTCCTGCCCCTCGCCCCGGCCTCCGTGGCCACCGCCAAGGGCGAGCCCCGATTCGGCACGTACCAGGGTGAGCTGCCCGAGGTGGACCTGCCCAGGCTGCTGGGTCGCTGGGCGCCCGAGCGCACCACGCGGCTGCTCAAGCGCAAGCGGTGGCACTACACCTTCACGGCGACGCCGGAGGTGGCCGCGCTCTTCGCGGTGGTGGACCTGGGTTATTCGGCGAGCGCGTTCGCGGTGGCGTTGGATTTGCGCGAGCGCAAGCCGCTGTGTGACGTGAGCTTCCTGGGGGTTCCCTGGCCCATGGTGTCGCTGGGGGACAAGCCCGGCGCGGGGCTCGACGCGTCGTTCCGCACGTTGGGTGGGAAGCTGGCCATCCGTCGGGGCGAGGAGGACGAGCGCTACCAGGTGGAGGTGGACGTCAGCCGGGTGCGCACGGGCAGCCTCAACACGTTCCAGTGGAATGGGGAGATGTTGGTGGCGGGCGGGCCTCCCGCGCTGACGGTGATTGCGCCGGTGCAGGGGGACGGGCTCGTCAACGTCACGATGAAGCGCAACGGGCTCTTGTCCTTCGGCAGCCTGGAGGCGGGCGGCAAGCGCTTCCGGTTGGACGGGGGCGTGGGCGGCATCGACTACACGCAGGGGTATCTGGCGCGGCACACGGCGTGGCGCTGGGCGTTCGCGGCGGGCCGGCTGGCGGATGGGACGCCGGTGGGGCTGAACCTCGTGGAGGGCTTCAACGAGACGGCGACCGAGGCGAACGAGAACGCCTTCTGGCTGGGGGACCGGCTGTATCCGCTGGCGCGCGCGCGGTTCGAGTACGACACGAAGGATTTGCTCGGGCCGTGGCGGATGACGACGGTGGATGGCGCGGTGGACCTGCGCTTCACGCCGTTCTACGTGCACCGCGAGGAGCGCAACCTGCGGCTCATCATCAGCCACTTCGCCCAGCCGGTGGGCTTCTTCGACGGCACGGTGACGGTGGGGGGGCGGACGCACCAGCTCTCGCACGTCCCCGGCGTGAGCGAGGACCAGGACATGCTCTGGTGA
- a CDS encoding biosynthetic peptidoglycan transglycosylase: MSTTDGRPEGSPEGTEATARTPSVAAVPSQAPAPRRRRTWRFKLVLGAVVLLLGFGVYEYVTLPKAASLEKENPKSTALMDQRAEEARAEGKKVRRRQHWVPLASVPKHAVDSVLISEDASFYLHEGVDTTEMRKALGEAWAKGQLGRGASTITQQLAKNLWLSTDRSLFRKAKELVLARRLEDALSKKRILTLYLNVVEWGNGVYGIDAGAREHFGVSASQVSVAQGAILAAMLPAPRKRAPSSGSRALWRRAHWIVDRMESVGRISEAQATDARGDIDRLLGRTPAGKGDEGDEGADDDA; encoded by the coding sequence ATGTCGACCACGGATGGACGACCGGAAGGCTCGCCGGAGGGCACCGAGGCCACGGCCCGGACGCCTTCGGTGGCGGCTGTGCCCTCGCAGGCTCCCGCGCCTCGTCGCCGTAGGACGTGGCGGTTCAAGCTGGTGCTCGGAGCGGTGGTGCTGCTCCTCGGCTTCGGCGTGTATGAGTACGTCACGCTCCCCAAGGCCGCGTCGCTCGAGAAGGAGAACCCGAAGTCGACCGCGCTGATGGACCAGCGCGCCGAGGAGGCTCGGGCCGAGGGGAAGAAGGTCCGTCGGCGCCAGCACTGGGTGCCGCTCGCGTCGGTGCCGAAGCACGCGGTGGACTCGGTGCTCATCTCCGAGGACGCGAGCTTCTATCTGCACGAGGGTGTGGATACGACGGAGATGCGCAAGGCGCTGGGCGAGGCCTGGGCGAAGGGGCAACTGGGGCGCGGGGCGTCGACCATCACCCAGCAGCTCGCGAAGAACCTCTGGCTGTCGACGGACCGGAGCTTGTTCCGCAAGGCGAAGGAGCTGGTGCTCGCTCGGCGACTGGAGGACGCGCTGTCGAAGAAGCGCATCCTCACGCTGTACCTCAACGTCGTCGAGTGGGGGAATGGCGTCTATGGCATCGACGCTGGAGCGCGCGAGCACTTCGGGGTGTCCGCGTCGCAGGTCTCCGTGGCCCAGGGCGCCATCCTCGCCGCGATGCTGCCCGCGCCTCGCAAGCGTGCTCCGTCCTCCGGCTCGCGCGCGCTGTGGCGGCGTGCGCACTGGATTGTGGACCGGATGGAGTCCGTGGGGCGTATCTCCGAGGCGCAGGCCACGGATGCGCGCGGGGACATCGACCGGTTGTTGGGGCGCACTCCCGCGGGGAAGGGCGACGAGGGAGACGAAGGCGCGGACGACGACGCGTGA
- a CDS encoding M1 family metallopeptidase: protein MAHPTEDKNFRLPLTVRPQRYAATLTLDLEAKTFSGQQTVDVTLADPTREIILHAISLKLGDVTFRAKGGASHKPSSIQVNAVSETVRLTFDAPLPQGEAQLDVAWTGAFTDGLRGLYSAGKVAATQFEAADARRVFPSFDEPAFKAKWSLSVRVPQGLAVLGNGPVVKEEKDGALTKVTFQETEVLSSYLIALVVGPLVGTPVEHVGTVPVRTWALEEKKHLTRFGQDVALAVLPRLQEYFDLPYAFTKVDQVGIPDFEAGAMENAGLITYREVALLLDPATASLAVQKRVAEVVTHELAHQWFGNWVTMVWWDDLWLNEAFATWIAFKIVDQWRPEWRMWLDFDSHRTSALFLDALKSTHPIHGEVNNAGEAGESFDAITYEKGGAVLRMIEGFLGEGPFRDGIRLYMRRHARANAVKEDLWNALGEAAKQPVEELATAWVGQSGFPLVTAHVEGRQVTLSQERFYSEPGAKSAEKWPVPMVLRYEDASGVKEQRVLLRDKQATVKLEAGSGAVKWLCANAGSTGFYRVAYDEATLAGLSANLHALAPSERISLLADQWGLVRSGRATVGDLLDLAARFGNEEDDSVLDELVGRLAYVESRLVEGEDQARVRAWVARLLGPGLEKLGWQALAGETDRVKLRRAALVRAVGGLAREPKVLEEARRRVASMLKGERDALEPNLLDAAVSMAARSGDAELFDIFLQRMPGEPDPATQRRYLMALTAFEEPALAERARALFFSDTVKTQDVASFATGLLANRTGRESWWAQMRKQWKDVVARTGGAPMLVRRIVESLGMLHTREHLDAVRTLLKEQPVNDAQQATAQTLERLSQDVELRERCGPEVSAWLKRQP from the coding sequence ATGGCGCATCCGACCGAAGACAAGAACTTCCGCCTTCCCCTCACCGTTCGCCCCCAGCGCTACGCGGCCACGCTGACCCTGGACCTGGAGGCGAAGACCTTCTCCGGTCAGCAGACCGTGGACGTGACGCTGGCGGACCCCACGCGCGAAATCATCCTCCACGCCATCTCCCTGAAGCTGGGGGACGTGACGTTCCGCGCGAAGGGTGGCGCGTCGCACAAGCCCTCCTCCATCCAGGTCAACGCCGTGAGCGAGACGGTGCGGCTGACGTTCGATGCGCCGCTGCCCCAGGGTGAAGCGCAGCTGGACGTCGCCTGGACGGGTGCGTTCACGGACGGCCTGCGCGGCCTGTACTCGGCGGGCAAGGTGGCGGCCACGCAGTTCGAGGCCGCGGACGCCCGCCGCGTCTTCCCCTCGTTCGACGAGCCGGCCTTCAAGGCGAAGTGGTCGCTGAGCGTCCGCGTGCCCCAGGGCCTCGCCGTGCTGGGCAACGGCCCGGTGGTGAAGGAGGAGAAGGACGGCGCGCTGACGAAGGTGACGTTCCAGGAGACGGAGGTGCTCAGCAGCTACCTCATCGCGCTCGTGGTGGGTCCGCTGGTGGGCACGCCCGTGGAGCACGTGGGCACGGTGCCCGTGCGCACCTGGGCGCTGGAGGAGAAGAAGCACCTGACGCGCTTCGGCCAGGACGTGGCGCTCGCGGTGCTGCCGCGCCTGCAGGAGTACTTCGACTTGCCGTATGCCTTCACCAAGGTGGACCAGGTGGGCATCCCGGACTTCGAGGCGGGCGCGATGGAGAACGCCGGCCTGATTACGTACCGCGAGGTGGCGCTGCTGCTCGACCCGGCCACCGCGTCCCTGGCCGTGCAAAAGCGCGTGGCGGAGGTCGTGACGCACGAGCTGGCGCACCAGTGGTTCGGCAACTGGGTCACCATGGTGTGGTGGGACGACCTGTGGCTCAACGAGGCGTTCGCCACGTGGATTGCCTTCAAGATTGTGGACCAGTGGCGCCCCGAGTGGCGGATGTGGCTGGACTTCGACTCGCACCGCACCAGCGCGCTGTTCCTGGACGCGCTCAAGTCCACGCACCCCATCCACGGCGAGGTGAACAACGCGGGTGAGGCCGGTGAGAGCTTCGACGCGATTACGTACGAGAAGGGCGGCGCGGTGCTGCGCATGATTGAAGGGTTCCTCGGCGAAGGCCCCTTCCGCGACGGCATCCGGCTGTACATGCGCCGGCACGCGCGCGCCAACGCGGTGAAGGAGGACTTGTGGAACGCGCTGGGTGAGGCGGCGAAGCAGCCGGTGGAGGAGCTGGCCACGGCGTGGGTGGGCCAGAGCGGCTTCCCCCTGGTGACGGCGCACGTGGAGGGCCGCCAGGTGACGCTGTCGCAGGAGCGCTTCTACTCGGAGCCCGGCGCGAAGAGCGCCGAGAAGTGGCCGGTGCCCATGGTGCTGCGCTACGAGGACGCCAGCGGCGTGAAGGAGCAGCGGGTGCTGCTGCGCGACAAGCAGGCCACCGTGAAGCTGGAGGCGGGCTCGGGCGCGGTGAAGTGGCTGTGCGCCAACGCGGGTTCCACGGGCTTCTACCGCGTGGCCTACGACGAGGCGACGCTCGCGGGCCTGTCGGCGAACCTGCACGCGCTGGCGCCGTCGGAGCGCATCTCCCTGCTGGCGGACCAGTGGGGGCTGGTGCGCTCGGGGCGGGCGACGGTGGGAGACCTGCTGGATCTGGCCGCGCGGTTCGGGAACGAGGAGGACGACTCCGTCCTGGACGAGCTGGTGGGGCGGCTGGCGTACGTGGAGAGCCGGCTGGTGGAAGGCGAGGACCAGGCGCGGGTGCGCGCGTGGGTGGCGCGGCTGTTGGGTCCGGGGCTGGAGAAGCTCGGGTGGCAGGCGCTGGCCGGGGAGACGGACCGGGTGAAGCTGCGGCGCGCGGCGCTGGTGCGCGCGGTGGGTGGCCTGGCGCGTGAGCCGAAGGTGCTCGAGGAGGCGCGGCGTCGGGTGGCGTCGATGCTGAAGGGCGAGCGCGACGCGCTGGAGCCCAACCTGCTCGACGCCGCGGTGTCCATGGCGGCGCGCTCGGGGGACGCGGAGCTGTTCGACATCTTCCTGCAGCGGATGCCTGGCGAGCCGGACCCGGCCACGCAGCGCCGGTATCTCATGGCGCTGACGGCGTTCGAGGAGCCCGCGCTGGCCGAGCGCGCGCGCGCGCTGTTCTTCTCGGACACGGTGAAGACGCAGGACGTGGCGAGCTTCGCCACGGGCCTGCTCGCCAACCGCACGGGGCGCGAGTCTTGGTGGGCGCAGATGCGCAAGCAGTGGAAGGACGTGGTCGCTCGCACGGGTGGCGCGCCGATGCTCGTGCGCCGCATCGTGGAGTCGCTGGGCATGCTGCACACGCGGGAGCACCTGGACGCGGTGCGGACGCTGCTCAAGGAGCAGCCGGTGAACGACGCGCAGCAGGCCACGGCGCAGACGCTGGAGCGGCTGTCGCAGGACGTGGAGCTGCGGGAGCGCTGCGGTCCGGAGGTCAGCGCCTGGCTCAAGCGCCAGCCGTAG
- a CDS encoding ATP-binding cassette domain-containing protein has product MIRATNLHKRFGAVTAVEDVSFTAEDGMITGLLGPNGAGKTTTLRMLYTLVRPDKGTAVVDDVDVVARPQDARRGLGVLPDTRGLYPRLTAREHARYFGELHGLSGAALDKRVDELVDLLDMKDIVDRRVEGFSQGERVKVALARALVHGPRNVLLDEPTNGLDVMSTRAVRTLLRRLRDEGRCIVFSSHVMQEVAALCERVVVVAHGRVVADGTPEALRQATGKDSLEEAFVATIGSEQGLMQ; this is encoded by the coding sequence ATGATTCGAGCGACGAATCTGCACAAGCGGTTTGGCGCCGTGACGGCGGTGGAGGATGTGTCCTTCACCGCCGAGGACGGGATGATTACAGGGCTGCTCGGCCCCAACGGCGCGGGCAAGACGACGACGCTGCGGATGCTCTACACGCTGGTGCGCCCGGACAAGGGCACCGCGGTGGTGGACGACGTGGACGTGGTGGCGCGGCCCCAGGATGCGCGCCGGGGGCTGGGCGTGCTGCCGGACACGCGAGGCCTGTACCCGCGGCTCACCGCGCGCGAGCACGCGCGCTACTTCGGGGAGCTGCACGGGCTGTCGGGCGCGGCGCTCGACAAGCGCGTGGACGAGCTGGTGGACCTGCTGGACATGAAGGACATCGTCGACCGGCGGGTGGAGGGCTTCAGCCAGGGCGAGCGGGTGAAGGTGGCGCTGGCGCGGGCGCTGGTGCACGGGCCCCGCAACGTGCTGCTGGATGAGCCGACCAACGGCCTGGATGTGATGAGCACGCGCGCGGTGCGCACGCTCCTGCGTCGGCTGCGGGACGAGGGGCGGTGCATCGTCTTCTCCAGCCACGTCATGCAGGAGGTCGCCGCGCTGTGCGAGCGCGTCGTCGTGGTGGCGCATGGGCGGGTGGTGGCGGACGGGACGCCGGAGGCGCTGCGGCAGGCCACCGGCAAGGACAGCCTGGAAGAGGCCTTCGTGGCGACCATCGGCAGTGAGCAGGGGTTGATGCAATGA
- a CDS encoding DUF6986 family protein, translated as MKTTLTPNSLSSVRESLRRANAELSRTYPGDSPRRQPVHVVYGGAHLFRAEAARKLGDLALGALKDYAPDAAELAHGLGLPQRGRFAQRVYERVVDKLQREPVEDYRIDFEDGYGHRSDAEEDGHAVSAAKELARGLAQGTLPPFIGIRVKSFSEELFERASRTLDLFVTTLLEQSGGKLPPSFVVTLPKVALPEQVAALARILEVLETEHGLEKGALGLELMVETPQALFDREGKLHLSALVAAGAGRCSSVHLGLYDYTAALSVSAHVQSMLHPACDFLRDLVQVSLAGTGIQMADGATNVMPVPPHRKQADTALLPTQLRENAEAVQRVWQMSYRHIRHSLERGWYQGWDLHPAQLPVRYAAVYAFFLEGLDAATRRLKAFMEKAAQATLVGDVFDDAATGQGLLNFFLRGSSCGALSQEEVLATGLTLDELRSRSFKAIVESRRAGK; from the coding sequence ATGAAGACCACCCTGACACCCAACAGCCTCTCCAGCGTGCGTGAGTCCCTCCGGCGAGCCAACGCCGAGCTCTCACGCACGTATCCGGGGGACTCCCCCCGTCGCCAGCCGGTGCACGTCGTGTACGGCGGCGCGCACCTCTTCCGCGCGGAGGCGGCGCGGAAGCTGGGCGATCTGGCCCTCGGCGCGCTGAAGGACTATGCGCCGGACGCGGCGGAGCTCGCGCACGGGCTGGGCTTGCCCCAGCGAGGGAGGTTCGCCCAGCGCGTGTACGAGCGCGTGGTGGACAAGCTCCAGCGTGAGCCGGTGGAGGACTACCGCATCGACTTCGAGGACGGCTACGGCCACCGCTCCGACGCGGAGGAGGATGGCCACGCCGTCTCCGCCGCGAAGGAGCTGGCACGGGGGCTCGCGCAGGGGACGTTGCCGCCCTTCATCGGCATCCGGGTGAAGTCGTTCAGCGAGGAGCTGTTCGAGCGGGCGTCGCGCACGTTGGACCTGTTCGTCACGACGTTGTTGGAGCAGAGCGGTGGGAAGCTGCCGCCGTCGTTTGTCGTCACGCTGCCCAAGGTCGCGTTGCCGGAGCAGGTGGCCGCGCTCGCGCGCATCCTGGAGGTGCTGGAGACGGAGCACGGCCTGGAGAAGGGAGCGCTGGGGCTGGAGTTGATGGTGGAGACGCCGCAGGCCCTGTTCGACCGGGAGGGGAAGCTGCACCTGTCGGCGCTGGTGGCCGCGGGGGCGGGGCGATGCTCCAGCGTGCACCTGGGGTTGTATGACTACACGGCGGCGCTCAGCGTCAGCGCGCATGTGCAGAGCATGCTGCACCCGGCCTGTGACTTCCTGCGGGATTTGGTGCAGGTGTCGCTCGCGGGCACGGGCATCCAGATGGCGGACGGCGCGACGAACGTCATGCCGGTGCCTCCGCATCGCAAGCAGGCAGACACGGCGCTCTTGCCCACGCAGTTGAGGGAGAACGCGGAGGCGGTGCAGCGGGTGTGGCAGATGTCGTATCGCCACATCCGGCACTCGCTGGAGCGCGGGTGGTATCAGGGGTGGGATTTGCATCCGGCCCAGCTCCCGGTGCGCTACGCGGCCGTGTATGCGTTCTTCCTCGAAGGACTGGACGCGGCCACGCGGCGGCTCAAGGCCTTCATGGAGAAGGCGGCGCAGGCGACGCTGGTGGGCGACGTGTTCGACGACGCGGCGACGGGCCAGGGCCTGCTCAACTTCTTCCTGCGCGGCTCGAGCTGTGGCGCGCTCAGCCAGGAAGAAGTGCTCGCCACGGGGCTCACGCTGGACGAACTGCGCAGCCGCTCGTTCAAAGCCATCGTCGAGTCACGCCGCGCGGGCAAGTGA